Proteins co-encoded in one Aspergillus flavus chromosome 2, complete sequence genomic window:
- a CDS encoding 6-phosphogluconate dehydrogenase, decarboxylating, producing the protein MPSEDQNQQFKRIGIVGAGNMGSMMAFAFSELGLDVSIWDVKKENVDQLLQSAKDIKGQGKIEGFEDIGEFTQSLEGQGERKLFIFSITHGDPADSVLSKIKHALKKGDIILDGGNENYRRTERRQKECEEIGVSWIGTGVSGGYQSARRGPSLSPGGDEKALELVLPLLERYAAKDRKTGQPCVARVGPAGSGHFVKMVHNGIEGGMLSAVAEAWSILHYGLGLKYDEIGDIFDEWNQKGELRNNFLLDIGADVCHRRKSPEGDGKGEGIGEKNEYVLDDVLDKVVQDDDDTEGTPYWCVMETANRHVSAPTIATGHYMRIASGNRAERLRVAEKLQMPKPKPIEGIKDRRLFIEDLRRAVYCCFLSSFCQGLELIARASDDEGWNIDLSKCLQIWRGGCIIQSEAIADLLQPLLKKDVHYTNLKDIDEVAHALKHNFDSLKRIVIDSTVFDQYIPAISATLEYLKYAGGTMLPTKFMEAQMDLFGAHAYYKPGVPGEDPGPVKKGPHHYEWRPA; encoded by the coding sequence ATGCCGTCAGAAGACCAGAACCAACAGTTCAAACGCATTGGCATCGTTGGAGCCGGGAACATGGGCTCCATGATGGCCTTTGCGTTCTCGGAGCTCGGTCTTGATGTTTCTATCTGGGAcgtcaagaaagagaatgtTGACCAGCTCTTGCAATCGGCTAAGGATATTAAAGGCCAAGGAAAGATCGAAGGATTTGAAGATATTGGCGAATTCACCCAGAGCTTAGAGGGTCAGGGAGAGCGGAAACtgttcatcttctccatcactCATGGCGATCCCGCGGACTCCGTTCTTAGTAAGATCAAGCATGCATTGAAGAAAGGCGACATTATCCTAGACGGTGGAAATGAGAACTACCGACGCACGGAAAGGAGACAGAAGGAGTGCGAAGAAATCGGCGTTAGTTGGATTGGAACGGGTGTTTCCGGCGGATATCAATCCGCTCGCCGTGGGCCGAGCTTGTCTCCTGGTGGCGATGAGAAGGCGCTGGAGCTTGTACTACCTCTTTTGGAGCGCTACGCAGCCAAGGACCGCAAGACCGGTCAACCGTGTGTAGCCAGAGTTGGTCCTGCGGGCTCGGGGCATTTTGTCAAGATGGTACACAACGGCATCGAGGGTGGCATGCTTTCGGCGGTCGCCGAGGCTTGGTCTATTCTTCATTACGGGCTAGGGCTCAAGTATGATGAGATCGGAGACATCTTTGATGAATGGAATCAGAAGGGCGAACTAAGGAATAATTTCCTCCTCGATATTGGAGCCGACGTATGCCACAGGAGAAAATCCCCCGAAGGAGACGGCAAAGGCGAAGGAATCGGTGAGAAGAACGAATACGTCCTTGATGATGTTCTCGACAAGGTTGTGCAAGATGACGACGACACCGAAGGCACCCCCTACTGGTGTGTGATGGAGACGGCCAATCGTCATGTTTCTGCACCGACCATTGCAACCGGTCATTACATGCGTATCGCCAGTGGTAATCGTGCAGAACGGCTGCGAGTGGCGGAAAAATTGCAAATGCCAAAGCCCAAGCCCATTGAGGGCATCAAGGACCGACGGCTTTTCATTGAAGATCTACGGCGAGCAGTGTACTGTTGCTTCCTGTCGTCCTTCTGTCAGGGTCTCGAACTAATTGCCCGCGCCTCTGATGACGAAGGATGGAATATTGACCTGAGCAAATGTCTCCAGATCTGGCGTGGCGGTTGTATTATTCAGTCAGAAGCTATTGCCGACCTTCTACAGCCTTTGCTTAAAAAGGACGTGCACTATACAAATCTGAAAGACATCGACGAAGTCGCTCATGCATTGAAACATAATTTTGACTCTCTCAAACGGATTGTAATTGACTCGACAGTGTTCGATCAATACATCCCGGCGATTTCCGCGACCTTGGAGTACCTGAAATATGCGGGTGGGACGATGCTACCAACGAAATTCATGGAAGCCCAGATGGACTTATTCGGTGCCCATGCATATTACAAGCCAGGAGTACCCGGTGAGGATCCAGGACCGGTCAAGAAGGGTCCTCATCACTATGAGTGGCGGCCAGCTTAA